In one window of Rhodopseudomonas palustris HaA2 DNA:
- a CDS encoding SDR family NAD(P)-dependent oxidoreductase — protein MSAPSANSEGRVALVTGGGNGLGEIIAGALHGAGYRVAVADIDEAAAQTVATRLDPGGQTAIALHLDVRLKGDFEAALAALLARWGGAHVLVNNAAVTVARPVMEISPEEFDAVIAVNLRGTFLGCQVFGAYFRDAGHGRIVNMASLAGQNGGTATGAHYAASKGGIVTLTKVFARDLGKAGVTVNAIAPGPLDLPIVHKTVPAERFAEFKANIPVGDIGDPKFVAQLVLQLASPESGFVSGATWDVNGGLFMR, from the coding sequence ATGAGCGCGCCCTCCGCCAACAGCGAAGGACGCGTCGCGCTGGTCACCGGCGGCGGCAACGGGCTCGGCGAGATCATCGCCGGCGCGCTGCACGGCGCGGGCTATCGGGTCGCCGTCGCCGACATCGACGAAGCTGCGGCGCAGACCGTCGCAACGCGGCTGGACCCGGGCGGACAAACGGCGATCGCGCTGCATCTCGACGTCCGCCTCAAAGGCGATTTCGAGGCCGCGCTGGCGGCGCTGCTGGCGCGCTGGGGTGGCGCCCACGTCCTCGTCAACAACGCCGCCGTCACCGTGGCGCGGCCGGTGATGGAGATCTCGCCGGAGGAATTCGACGCGGTGATCGCGGTCAATCTGCGCGGCACGTTTCTCGGCTGCCAGGTGTTCGGCGCTTACTTCCGCGATGCCGGGCACGGCCGCATCGTCAACATGGCCTCGCTCGCCGGCCAGAACGGCGGCACCGCCACCGGCGCGCACTATGCGGCATCGAAGGGCGGCATCGTCACGCTGACCAAAGTGTTCGCGCGCGATCTCGGCAAGGCCGGCGTCACCGTCAATGCGATCGCGCCGGGGCCGCTCGATCTGCCGATCGTGCACAAGACGGTGCCGGCCGAGCGCTTCGCCGAGTTCAAGGCGAACATTCCGGTCGGCGATATCGGCGATCCGAAATTTGTCGCGCAGCTGGTGCTGCAACTGGCGTCGCCCGAATCCGGCTTCGTCTCCGGCGCGACCTGGGACGTCAATGGCGGGCTGTTCATGCGATGA
- a CDS encoding aromatic-ring-hydroxylating dioxygenase subunit beta, protein MTIPATTSLPVTLAEAMEFAWTEADLLDHAIYDEWLAQWTADALYIVPIEPGTTDFENSLNYAYDDHGMRKKRVERLLNGQSISASPVALTVRSLSRFRLLQADEASCELRCAQIVTEYRRGRERTYTGDVTYRLVRGPTGLQIARKVVWLINSTEALGGIGYIL, encoded by the coding sequence ATGACAATCCCCGCGACCACCTCCCTGCCCGTCACGCTCGCCGAGGCGATGGAATTCGCCTGGACCGAGGCCGATCTGCTCGACCACGCCATCTACGACGAGTGGCTGGCGCAGTGGACCGCCGACGCGCTCTACATCGTGCCGATCGAACCCGGCACGACCGATTTCGAAAACAGCCTGAACTACGCCTATGACGATCACGGCATGCGCAAGAAGCGCGTCGAGCGGCTGCTCAACGGGCAATCCATTTCGGCCTCGCCGGTGGCGCTCACGGTGCGCTCGCTGTCGCGCTTCCGCCTGCTGCAGGCCGACGAAGCCTCCTGCGAACTGCGCTGCGCGCAGATCGTCACCGAATATCGTCGCGGCCGCGAGCGGACCTACACCGGCGACGTCACCTATCGTCTGGTGCGAGGCCCGACCGGTCTGCAGATCGCCCGCAAGGTGGTCTGGCTGATCAACTCCACCGAGGCGCTCGGCGGCATCGGCTACATCCTATGA
- a CDS encoding ketopantoate reductase family protein produces MAPVTRLNVCVVGAGAIGTALAGRLHAAGHAVSVLARGARRSFLATHGLSLRDGDRDFAFRPALADLTDLSAYDLVIVAVKAGALPSLLPQLAAAMRPDALLMPAINGLPWWYGLGDNGPLADRPIDAVDPGGALLPLFAPQRLIGCVVYSRVTMLGSGHVIVSGRQELQLGAVGGAPPLAQIAARFSDAGIAVTVEPDIRRAMWRKLIRNAATNVVSALTGATLEQIGHDAEAIRLVAAIAQEVADLAARLGRPVDPEIEELIAVLRSAGPFATSMLQDVRTGREPELGAIAQAPLELADQIGHPMPTLRSVAALLKLAVRVR; encoded by the coding sequence GTGGCGCCCGTTACGCGCCTGAATGTCTGCGTGGTCGGCGCCGGCGCGATCGGCACCGCGCTGGCCGGGCGGCTGCATGCCGCCGGCCATGCGGTATCGGTGCTGGCGCGCGGCGCGCGGCGGTCCTTTCTCGCGACGCACGGCCTGTCGCTGCGCGACGGCGACCGCGATTTCGCCTTCCGGCCGGCATTGGCCGATCTCACCGATCTGTCGGCCTACGACCTGGTGATCGTCGCGGTGAAGGCCGGCGCGCTGCCTTCGCTGCTGCCGCAGCTCGCCGCCGCGATGCGCCCCGACGCGCTGCTGATGCCGGCGATCAACGGGCTGCCGTGGTGGTACGGGCTCGGCGACAACGGGCCGCTGGCCGATCGGCCGATCGATGCGGTCGATCCCGGCGGCGCGCTGCTGCCGCTGTTCGCGCCGCAGCGGCTGATCGGCTGCGTCGTCTACAGCCGGGTGACGATGCTCGGCAGCGGCCACGTCATCGTCAGCGGCCGGCAGGAGCTGCAGCTCGGCGCGGTCGGCGGCGCGCCGCCGCTGGCGCAGATCGCCGCGCGCTTCAGCGACGCCGGCATCGCCGTCACCGTCGAGCCCGACATCCGCCGGGCGATGTGGCGCAAGCTGATCCGCAACGCCGCCACCAACGTCGTCTCCGCGCTCACCGGCGCGACGCTGGAGCAGATCGGCCACGACGCCGAAGCCATCCGCCTCGTCGCCGCGATCGCGCAGGAGGTTGCGGATCTCGCGGCGCGGCTCGGTCGCCCGGTCGATCCGGAAATCGAGGAACTGATCGCGGTGCTACGCAGCGCCGGCCCGTTCGCCACCTCGATGCTGCAGGACGTCCGCACCGGCCGCGAACCGGAACTCGGCGCGATTGCGCAGGCGCCGCTCGAACTCGCCGACCAGATCGGCCACCCGATGCCGACCCTGCGCAGCGTCGCCGCGCTGCTGAAGCTGGCGGTGCGGGTGAGGTGA
- a CDS encoding acyl-CoA dehydrogenase family protein, with translation MNDLASVIHLKPAAPIEDFDALTADIRARRGEFTAQQHVSQDIIARLRKAGIYRAMVAKMFGGDEKSPAEFCRMIERIAQADGSTGWVASFGAAATYLAALPEPTLRKLYANGPDEVFAGGLFPLQPAKRTPEGFLVNGTWKFGSGSMGASLIGVGISVEGDASGGLPRVAVMPAEQVEIRPNWDVIGLEGTGSHDLVVKDVIVPEEWTLIRGGAASVDADIYRYPSLGLAAQVLAVVGLGVARGALDEVIEMAGGRVSITGAPKLADRGYVQVAIAKAEANLRAARAFFYDATEETWRIVRAGDKPSVEATTVLRLAASHAAKTGADVTRMATELTGTTSIYNGHPLARALTDSFVVAQHAFLNEGTMQSAGRVLLGLPSVPGYP, from the coding sequence ATGAACGACCTCGCCAGCGTGATTCACCTGAAGCCGGCCGCGCCGATCGAAGATTTCGATGCGCTGACCGCCGACATCCGCGCCCGCCGGGGCGAGTTCACCGCACAGCAGCACGTGTCGCAGGACATCATCGCGCGGCTGCGCAAGGCCGGCATCTATCGCGCCATGGTGGCGAAGATGTTCGGCGGCGACGAGAAGAGCCCGGCGGAATTCTGCCGGATGATCGAGCGGATCGCGCAGGCCGACGGCTCGACCGGCTGGGTCGCGAGCTTCGGCGCGGCGGCGACCTATCTCGCCGCGCTGCCGGAGCCGACGCTGCGCAAGCTCTACGCCAATGGCCCCGACGAGGTGTTCGCCGGCGGCCTGTTTCCGCTGCAACCGGCGAAGCGGACGCCGGAAGGGTTTCTCGTCAACGGCACCTGGAAATTCGGCAGCGGCAGCATGGGCGCCTCGCTGATCGGCGTCGGCATCTCGGTCGAAGGCGATGCGTCCGGCGGATTGCCGCGCGTCGCGGTGATGCCCGCCGAGCAGGTCGAGATCCGTCCGAACTGGGACGTGATCGGCTTGGAAGGCACCGGCAGCCACGACCTCGTCGTCAAGGACGTGATCGTGCCGGAGGAATGGACGCTGATCCGCGGCGGCGCGGCTTCGGTCGACGCCGACATCTATCGCTATCCGTCGCTCGGCCTCGCCGCGCAGGTGCTCGCCGTGGTCGGGCTCGGCGTCGCGCGCGGCGCGCTCGACGAGGTGATCGAGATGGCCGGCGGCCGGGTGTCGATCACCGGCGCGCCGAAGCTCGCCGATCGTGGCTATGTGCAGGTCGCCATCGCCAAGGCCGAAGCCAATCTGCGCGCGGCCCGCGCCTTCTTCTACGACGCCACCGAAGAGACCTGGCGCATCGTCCGCGCCGGCGACAAGCCGTCGGTCGAAGCGACCACGGTGCTGCGGCTGGCGGCCAGCCACGCCGCCAAGACCGGCGCCGACGTCACCCGGATGGCGACCGAACTCACCGGCACCACGTCGATCTACAACGGCCATCCGCTGGCGCGAGCGCTGACCGACAGTTTCGTGGTCGCGCAGCACGCCTTCCTCAACGAGGGCACGATGCAGAGCGCCGGCCGCGTGCTGCTCGGGCTGCCCTCGGTCCCCGGCTATCCATGA
- a CDS encoding ABC transporter ATP-binding protein, whose translation MTATATGDLLLEADNIEIGYGRVNVVHGASLSVRRGQIIAIIGPNGAGKTTLLSGLMGLLPVKGALSFFGETMAEQPSVEALVGRGVTLIPETRELFGPMSVEDNLRLGGFARWQQGHRDLDAGLAEVYALMPRLQERKRQAAKTLSGGERQMLAMGRALMSKPQLLLLDEPSLGLAPLITRDILRTVASLRDRGMSCLLVEQNAKAALRIADYAYVMESGAFVLQGPAAEIAANPDVIASYLGVRSAAAAESHA comes from the coding sequence ATGACCGCGACAGCAACCGGCGACTTGCTGCTCGAAGCCGACAATATCGAGATCGGTTACGGCCGCGTCAATGTCGTGCACGGCGCCAGCCTCAGCGTGCGGCGCGGCCAGATCATCGCCATCATCGGCCCCAACGGCGCCGGCAAGACCACGCTGCTCAGCGGCCTGATGGGGCTGCTGCCGGTGAAGGGCGCGCTGTCGTTCTTCGGCGAGACGATGGCCGAGCAGCCGAGCGTCGAGGCGCTGGTCGGGCGCGGCGTCACGCTGATCCCGGAGACCCGCGAATTGTTCGGGCCGATGAGCGTCGAGGACAATCTGCGGCTCGGCGGCTTCGCGCGCTGGCAGCAGGGCCATCGCGATCTCGACGCCGGCCTCGCCGAAGTCTACGCGCTGATGCCGCGGCTGCAGGAGCGCAAGCGCCAGGCGGCGAAGACGCTGTCCGGCGGCGAGCGCCAGATGCTGGCGATGGGCCGCGCGCTGATGTCGAAGCCGCAACTGCTGCTGCTCGACGAGCCGAGCCTCGGGCTGGCGCCGCTGATCACCCGCGACATCCTGCGCACGGTGGCGAGCCTGCGCGACCGCGGCATGTCGTGCCTGCTGGTCGAGCAGAACGCCAAGGCAGCGCTGCGCATCGCCGACTACGCCTATGTGATGGAATCCGGCGCCTTCGTGCTGCAAGGCCCGGCCGCCGAGATCGCCGCCAATCCGGACGTCATCGCCAGCTATCTCGGCGTGCGCTCCGCCGCGGCGGCGGAGAGCCACGCCTGA
- a CDS encoding ABC transporter substrate-binding protein has translation MNKLKALLAAAVLASTAGAASAQVKVGVIASSTGPISVVGLQQKNTVALLPKTIGNLTVDYIYMDDNSDPTQATKNVQKFLIEDKVDAIIGPSGSPNAMAVLSFIADAKTVMLAPVGTTAVVLPMDEKKKWVFKTTQNDNLVMDALVAHMKTNGVKTVAFIGTNDPLGANFAKAFKAVIDKEGIKLVAEETFSRADTSVAGQSLKILSAAPDAVLVGAAGATTVLPEVTLVDQGYKGKIYQTHGAATPEFIKLGGKKVEGTILAASPMLVQAQIGDDVPSKASGQAYIDAYTKVYGVAPGTFGANVWDAGLLLERTIPIAAAKAKPGTPEFRAELRDALENVKNLTGAQGVYNMTAADHSGFDARSIVTIAVKDGAWKLLK, from the coding sequence ATGAACAAACTCAAGGCGCTCCTGGCCGCGGCCGTGCTCGCGTCGACCGCCGGCGCCGCATCGGCGCAGGTCAAGGTCGGCGTGATCGCGTCGTCGACCGGTCCGATCTCGGTGGTCGGGCTGCAGCAGAAGAACACCGTGGCGCTGTTGCCGAAGACCATCGGCAATCTCACGGTCGACTACATCTACATGGACGACAACAGCGATCCCACCCAGGCGACCAAGAACGTCCAGAAATTCCTGATCGAGGACAAGGTCGACGCCATCATCGGCCCGTCCGGATCGCCGAACGCGATGGCCGTGCTGTCCTTCATCGCCGACGCCAAGACGGTGATGCTGGCGCCGGTCGGCACCACCGCGGTGGTGCTGCCGATGGACGAGAAAAAGAAGTGGGTGTTCAAGACCACCCAGAACGACAATCTCGTGATGGACGCGCTGGTCGCGCACATGAAGACCAACGGCGTCAAGACGGTCGCCTTCATCGGCACCAACGATCCGCTCGGCGCCAATTTCGCCAAGGCCTTCAAGGCCGTGATCGACAAGGAAGGCATCAAGCTGGTCGCCGAAGAAACCTTCAGCCGCGCCGATACGTCGGTGGCCGGCCAGAGCCTGAAGATTCTGTCGGCCGCGCCGGACGCGGTGCTGGTCGGCGCGGCGGGCGCCACCACCGTGCTGCCCGAAGTGACGCTGGTCGATCAGGGCTACAAGGGCAAGATCTACCAGACCCACGGCGCCGCGACGCCGGAATTCATCAAGCTGGGCGGCAAGAAGGTCGAGGGCACCATTCTCGCCGCGAGCCCGATGCTGGTGCAGGCGCAGATCGGCGACGATGTGCCGTCGAAGGCCTCGGGACAAGCCTATATCGACGCCTACACCAAGGTGTACGGCGTAGCGCCCGGCACCTTCGGCGCCAATGTCTGGGACGCCGGCCTGCTGCTGGAACGCACCATTCCGATCGCGGCCGCCAAGGCCAAGCCCGGCACGCCGGAATTCCGCGCCGAGCTGCGCGACGCGCTGGAGAACGTCAAGAATCTCACCGGCGCGCAGGGCGTCTACAACATGACTGCGGCCGATCATTCCGGCTTCGACGCCCGCAGCATCGTCACCATCGCGGTGAAGGACGGCGCCTGGAAGCTGCTGAAGTAA
- a CDS encoding aromatic ring-hydroxylating oxygenase subunit alpha, whose product MTSLAELSTNPDDLIRKDRVRTPLYTDPAIFDAEMTKIFRNTWVWVAHVSEIANNGDFKMAQVGLEPVIVVRDRKGKVHVHLNRCRHRGATLCEVRKGKTSSLVCPYHGWGYSLDGKLRGVPYENGYDETTLDRNELSLKSLRVEEYNGLIFATFRDDIEPLADFLGPAKKWIDLFMKQGGGFPVKVLGEHKFRFPGNWKIQLENTTDAYHFPLVHKSFLTAVDKETEQQLDMLNNGGFVEDLGNGHSVMVMIPELIDLDDNLEAPIPEKFADLAKELVAEGYSDTEVRRIVRAAGGSGFNINLFPNLACSMAFFRVLQPVSVNETEIRHIAIGMDGGPAAANRARIRLHEFFQGPMGFGSPDDAEVWDRVQHGAQGGDEMWIMLNRGFPKEENLPDGRARSDVSAETGMRAAYDQWKRMMTV is encoded by the coding sequence ATGACCAGCCTGGCGGAGCTCTCCACCAATCCCGACGACCTGATCCGCAAGGATCGCGTTCGCACCCCGCTCTACACCGATCCGGCGATCTTCGACGCCGAGATGACCAAGATCTTCCGCAATACATGGGTCTGGGTCGCGCATGTCAGCGAGATCGCCAACAACGGCGACTTCAAGATGGCGCAGGTCGGGCTCGAGCCGGTGATCGTGGTGCGCGACCGCAAGGGCAAGGTCCACGTCCACCTCAACCGCTGCCGGCATCGCGGCGCGACGCTGTGCGAAGTGCGCAAGGGCAAGACCTCCAGCTTGGTCTGCCCGTATCACGGCTGGGGCTATTCGCTCGACGGCAAGCTGCGCGGCGTGCCTTACGAGAACGGCTACGACGAGACGACGCTCGACCGCAACGAGCTGTCTTTGAAGTCGCTGCGGGTCGAGGAATATAACGGCCTGATCTTCGCGACCTTCCGCGACGACATCGAGCCCCTGGCCGACTTCCTCGGGCCGGCGAAGAAGTGGATCGACCTGTTCATGAAGCAGGGCGGCGGGTTTCCGGTGAAGGTGCTCGGCGAACACAAGTTCCGCTTTCCCGGCAACTGGAAGATCCAGCTCGAGAACACCACCGACGCCTATCACTTCCCGCTGGTGCACAAATCCTTCCTCACCGCGGTCGACAAGGAAACCGAGCAGCAGCTCGACATGCTGAACAATGGCGGCTTCGTCGAGGATCTCGGCAACGGCCACAGCGTGATGGTGATGATCCCCGAACTGATCGACCTCGACGACAATCTCGAGGCGCCGATCCCGGAGAAGTTCGCCGATCTCGCCAAGGAGCTCGTCGCCGAAGGCTATTCCGACACGGAAGTCCGGCGCATCGTCCGCGCCGCCGGCGGCTCCGGCTTCAACATCAATCTGTTTCCGAATCTGGCCTGCTCGATGGCGTTCTTCCGCGTGCTGCAGCCGGTCTCGGTGAACGAGACCGAGATCCGCCACATCGCGATCGGCATGGACGGCGGGCCGGCGGCGGCCAACCGCGCGCGGATCCGCCTGCACGAATTCTTCCAGGGCCCGATGGGCTTCGGCAGCCCCGACGACGCTGAGGTGTGGGATCGCGTCCAGCACGGCGCGCAGGGCGGCGACGAGATGTGGATCATGCTGAACCGCGGTTTTCCAAAGGAGGAAAACCTGCCCGACGGGCGCGCCCGCAGCGACGTCAGCGCCGAAACCGGGATGCGCGCCGCCTATGATCAATGGAAGCGGATGATGACGGTCTGA
- a CDS encoding class II aldolase/adducin family protein: MNAHASMTHMTEAQLRTELALCYRLIDFFGWTEMIFNHVSVRLPGAEKRYLVNPFGLNYNEVTPDNLLTVDVSGELIGTSNYRPNPAGFALHGAIHSAREDLHCVLHAHTTPMSAVAQKAGGLSHDSFYGAQLTGRVGYHTFEGITLYDDERERMLASLGDGDVLILRNHGVAVGAPDIPRAFMLLWTVQRACEIQCAAGGIPGPDTPLPDHVRQQCVDNSKDLIAESAFARLFFDGAVRRMIKAQGPAF, from the coding sequence ATGAACGCCCACGCCTCGATGACCCACATGACCGAAGCCCAGCTCCGCACCGAGCTGGCGCTGTGCTATCGCCTGATCGACTTCTTCGGCTGGACCGAAATGATCTTCAACCACGTCTCGGTGCGGCTGCCCGGCGCGGAGAAGCGCTATCTCGTCAATCCGTTCGGCCTCAACTACAACGAGGTGACGCCGGACAATCTGCTCACCGTCGACGTCTCCGGCGAGTTGATCGGCACCTCCAACTACAGGCCGAACCCGGCCGGCTTCGCGCTGCACGGCGCGATTCATTCGGCGCGCGAGGATCTGCACTGCGTGCTGCACGCCCACACCACGCCGATGTCGGCGGTGGCGCAGAAGGCGGGCGGCCTCAGCCACGACAGCTTCTACGGCGCGCAGCTCACCGGCCGGGTCGGCTACCACACCTTCGAGGGCATCACGCTGTATGACGACGAGCGCGAACGCATGCTGGCGAGCCTCGGCGACGGCGACGTGCTGATCCTGCGCAATCACGGCGTCGCGGTCGGCGCGCCGGACATTCCGCGCGCCTTCATGCTGCTGTGGACGGTGCAGCGCGCCTGCGAAATCCAGTGCGCCGCGGGCGGCATTCCTGGTCCCGACACGCCGCTGCCGGACCACGTCCGCCAGCAATGCGTCGACAATTCGAAAGACTTGATCGCGGAAAGCGCGTTCGCACGGCTGTTCTTCGACGGCGCGGTGCGGCGGATGATCAAGGCCCAGGGGCCGGCGTTCTGA
- a CDS encoding branched-chain amino acid ABC transporter permease/ATP-binding protein: MNLVVALFLAQDGIANGVVYALLAVAIVVLFSVTRITFVPQGEFVSYGALTFVTLQDGQRPGTFALLGLLIALHLVVDIAAGWRRQRLATLLVSSLRSVGAALIVLALAYAATSFELPLILKAVIAIAVITAAGPLLYRIVYQPLADASVLVLLIVSVALHFVMTGLALYIFGPSGQRSAPLIDFTMPLMGVPIAGQTLLILGVTIVVIVALYVASQHTLYGKAMQAVALNRTGARLMGISTTLAGRTSFLLAAFIGALAGVLISPTTTILYDTGFLLGLKGFVGAILGGLASYPISALGALLIGLLESYSSFFASTYKEVIVFSLIIPILLVQTLRQHRIKEDDDHGGEAIPTQLSLSPEALRRRRQIRTGLGAAFVLAVAAAPLLLSNYEIALLNYVGLAAIVVLGLVLLTGVAGLTSFAQAAYVGIGAYITGYVSSVYGLSPWLTLPMALAVAFVLALFGSLITARLSGHYLPLATLSLAVVAYYLFAALPQTGGQAGMTNIPPLTILGIAIVSPKAWYVGIWGALLLLQLAMANLLDSRPGRAIRALKSGTIMAESLGVDTWRAKIAAFVIACLLAALAGWFYAHYQRFLNPSPFSFNQGIEYLFMAVIGGAGSIGGALVGSGIVVLANQWLQTNLPLVLGMQGDFQVIIFGVAAMAMLQLLPRGIWPALLDLFQMRLPKSWTFSTDAAPLPARPKPAPGETVLAVRGVCKNFGAIAANRNISLDAKAGEILALIGPNGAGKSTLFDLISGVQRPSSGTVHFLGHESSYFPRTLSRGGMGRTFQHVRILPEMTVVENTALGAHARADISFLSSALRLDRGKEAMLIAEALRQLERVGLASSATQIAGSLALGQQRVLEIARALASDPCLLLLDEPAAGLRHLEKQALARLLKQLKAEGMAVIVVEHDMDFVMNLADRIVVMQFGEKLAEGTPCEIQRNPAVIEAYLGGAE, encoded by the coding sequence GTGAATCTCGTCGTCGCCCTGTTTCTGGCTCAGGATGGCATCGCCAACGGCGTGGTCTACGCGCTGCTGGCGGTGGCGATCGTGGTGCTGTTCTCGGTCACTCGCATCACTTTCGTGCCGCAGGGCGAGTTCGTCTCCTATGGCGCATTGACCTTCGTCACCCTGCAGGACGGCCAGCGCCCGGGCACGTTCGCGCTGCTCGGCCTCCTGATCGCGCTGCACCTCGTCGTCGACATCGCCGCCGGCTGGCGCAGGCAGCGGCTCGCGACGCTGCTCGTGTCGAGCCTGCGCAGCGTCGGCGCGGCGCTGATCGTGCTGGCGCTGGCCTATGCCGCGACGAGTTTCGAATTGCCGCTCATCCTGAAGGCGGTGATCGCGATCGCGGTGATCACCGCCGCCGGGCCGCTGCTGTACCGCATCGTCTATCAGCCGCTGGCCGATGCTTCGGTGCTGGTGCTGCTGATCGTCTCGGTGGCGCTGCATTTCGTCATGACGGGGCTCGCGCTGTACATCTTCGGTCCCAGCGGCCAGCGCTCCGCGCCGCTGATCGACTTCACCATGCCGCTGATGGGCGTTCCGATCGCCGGGCAGACGCTGCTGATCCTCGGCGTCACCATCGTCGTCATCGTGGCGCTGTATGTCGCTTCGCAGCACACGCTGTACGGCAAGGCGATGCAGGCGGTGGCGCTGAACCGCACCGGCGCGCGGCTGATGGGGATCTCGACGACGCTGGCGGGCCGCACCTCGTTCCTGCTCGCCGCCTTCATCGGCGCGCTGGCCGGCGTGCTGATCTCGCCGACCACCACCATCCTGTACGACACCGGCTTCCTGCTCGGCCTCAAGGGCTTCGTCGGCGCCATTCTCGGCGGTCTCGCGAGCTATCCGATCTCGGCGCTCGGCGCGCTGCTGATCGGCCTCTTGGAGAGCTACTCGTCGTTCTTCGCCTCGACCTACAAGGAAGTCATCGTCTTCAGCCTGATCATCCCGATCCTGCTGGTGCAGACGCTGCGCCAGCACCGCATCAAGGAGGACGACGACCACGGCGGCGAAGCGATCCCGACGCAACTGAGCCTGTCGCCGGAGGCGCTGCGCCGCCGCCGGCAGATCAGGACCGGCCTCGGCGCCGCCTTCGTGCTCGCCGTCGCCGCGGCGCCGCTGCTGCTGTCGAACTACGAGATCGCGCTCTTGAACTATGTCGGGCTCGCCGCGATCGTGGTGCTTGGCCTGGTGCTGCTCACTGGCGTTGCCGGGCTGACTTCGTTCGCGCAGGCGGCCTATGTGGGCATCGGCGCCTACATCACCGGCTATGTCTCGTCGGTCTATGGCCTGTCGCCGTGGCTGACGCTGCCGATGGCGCTGGCGGTCGCCTTCGTGCTGGCGCTGTTCGGCTCGCTGATCACGGCGCGGCTGTCGGGGCACTATCTGCCGCTGGCGACGCTGTCGCTGGCGGTGGTCGCCTATTATCTGTTCGCCGCTTTGCCGCAGACCGGCGGCCAGGCCGGCATGACCAACATTCCGCCGCTGACCATCTTGGGCATCGCGATCGTGAGCCCGAAGGCGTGGTATGTCGGGATCTGGGGCGCGCTGCTGCTGCTGCAACTGGCGATGGCCAATCTGCTCGACTCGCGCCCGGGCCGCGCCATCCGCGCGCTGAAATCCGGCACCATCATGGCCGAGAGCCTCGGCGTCGACACCTGGCGGGCGAAGATCGCCGCCTTCGTGATCGCATGCCTGCTCGCCGCACTCGCCGGCTGGTTCTACGCGCACTACCAGCGCTTCCTCAATCCGTCGCCGTTCTCGTTCAACCAGGGCATCGAATATCTGTTCATGGCGGTGATCGGCGGCGCCGGCTCGATCGGCGGCGCGCTGGTCGGCTCCGGCATCGTCGTGCTCGCCAATCAGTGGCTGCAGACCAACCTGCCGCTGGTGCTCGGGATGCAGGGCGATTTCCAGGTGATCATCTTCGGCGTCGCCGCGATGGCAATGCTGCAATTGCTGCCGCGCGGCATCTGGCCGGCGCTGCTCGATCTGTTCCAGATGCGGCTGCCGAAATCCTGGACGTTCTCGACCGACGCGGCCCCCTTGCCGGCGCGCCCCAAGCCCGCGCCGGGCGAGACCGTGCTGGCGGTGCGCGGGGTCTGCAAGAATTTCGGCGCGATCGCCGCCAACCGCAACATCAGCCTCGACGCCAAAGCCGGCGAAATTCTCGCGCTGATCGGCCCCAACGGCGCCGGCAAGAGCACGCTGTTCGACCTGATTTCCGGGGTGCAGCGTCCGTCGAGCGGCACGGTGCATTTCCTCGGCCACGAAAGCAGCTACTTCCCGCGCACGCTGTCGCGCGGCGGCATGGGCCGCACCTTCCAGCACGTCCGCATCCTTCCGGAAATGACGGTGGTGGAGAACACCGCGCTCGGCGCCCATGCGCGCGCCGACATCTCGTTCCTGTCGTCCGCGCTGCGGCTGGACCGCGGCAAGGAAGCGATGCTGATCGCCGAGGCGCTGCGCCAGCTCGAGCGCGTCGGGCTCGCGAGCAGCGCGACGCAGATCGCCGGCAGCCTCGCGCTCGGCCAGCAGCGCGTGCTCGAAATCGCCCGCGCGCTCGCCTCCGACCCCTGCCTGCTGCTGCTCGACGAGCCGGCGGCCGGGCTGCGCCATCTCGAAAAGCAGGCGCTGGCGCGGCTCTTGAAGCAGCTCAAGGCCGAAGGCATGGCGGTGATCGTCGTCGAGCACGACATGGATTTCGTGATGAATCTCGCCGACCGCATCGTCGTCATGCAATTCGGTGAGAAGCTCGCCGAGGGCACGCCGTGCGAGATCCAGCGTAACCCGGCCGTGATCGAAGCCTATCTCGGAGGCGCCGAATGA
- a CDS encoding MarR family winged helix-turn-helix transcriptional regulator has product MKKRIRADDSRFLSNRSPFFHNVRMLARYSARMNAILKPAGLDVPKWRVLMLLVEGRPLTVSQIADEAVVNISTMAKIINRMTDDGLVTTRTSSTDARSTDVFITEQGERVLELVREKVSYLFKEALRGLTKAEVQLLNTLSVKIYDNLSP; this is encoded by the coding sequence ATGAAGAAGAGAATCCGGGCCGACGACAGCCGGTTTCTCTCCAACCGCTCGCCGTTCTTCCACAATGTCCGGATGCTGGCGCGCTATTCGGCGCGGATGAACGCCATCCTCAAGCCGGCCGGCCTCGACGTGCCGAAATGGCGGGTTCTGATGCTGCTGGTCGAGGGACGGCCGCTCACGGTGTCGCAGATCGCCGACGAGGCGGTGGTCAACATCTCGACCATGGCCAAGATCATCAACCGGATGACCGACGACGGGTTGGTGACCACCCGGACCTCGAGCACCGACGCCCGATCCACCGATGTGTTCATCACCGAACAGGGCGAGCGCGTGCTCGAACTGGTGCGCGAGAAGGTGAGTTATCTGTTCAAGGAAGCGCTGCGCGGCCTCACCAAGGCCGAGGTGCAACTCCTCAACACGTTGTCCGTCAAGATTTACGACAACCTGTCGCCGTAG